The DNA region ACAATTATATAAGAATGTATAAAAATTACGTTTGAAGAGTCTCTGACATACTGAACTCCTGATTGCCAGCAACATTGAATAATGATTTAATAATTCGATTAAAcacattgttaaaaaaatttcgaacttTGCAGTTTTATTGCAAGCACCATGTCATctgccttaaggggaggtttcggtttAGAGCttataaaaataggtgatctttaggaattaattaaaagaaaattaccacagataatttaataggacttcttgcattgtattaagaatgtcttaaactatagaaatatatatatttttctgtatttaatcattgcaaatggcAGTGGAGATTTGTTGAAATGGAGACGTcacaaaattcatccaaaactgaaataaaatacaataccTGATttttaaagggcatgaaattcCCTAGTGGATAGGTTTAAAAATGAcataaatgacattttttgacaacacaacgacacttgaaatttaatATCACTTTTTCCCATTTGAAAAAGTGTCAGAGGTTTTTCATCTgcgcagaagtatattcttcaaaataacaaAAGTTTCAATCGACTCGGATAAAAACTTTTCGAGATACTTGTCCGACCGATTTGAAGAACactgttccgagaaaaacgcgtttaaagttttacgcattcgtcgctactcaaatgcctataactccaggaattttccgaatttccaaaaatcctctTAAGCACGTATTCTTAAACGGTTGAACAttagaaaaatgatataaaagaaaatcgattttcagaccggaacctccccttaattttgATACCGGCTATAAACGTAAACGCAGCTGAATTTGTGCACGTGAATCGAGCGAAAGAAGTTATTTACacaaaacgaaaacagttagtGCAACGCCTAGGTTTAGCCATGGAGTTAGGTGTTCGCACCAAGGTACAGTACTTTTCCGCAGATGGCAAGCGCACGAAGCCCGCCAGCCTTGGGGTGCAGTTCTGGCTGCTCGTTGCCAGTCAAGGTGCTAATCATTACGAGTACGCATAAACCTGCAAGAGGTGCCAAGTTTACGGAGTATCAAAGCAGCCGGCGATGGAAAATTTCCGTACAGTGAAAAGCGTTCCACGGAGCCATCAATAACTCCCTCTTAAAGCCTCTGCTCTTCCACGCTGACGAGTATAGTTATAGCGTCATATGCTGTGAGGTTGCCCCGCCATGGTGTACGTAAAGCGATCGAAGTACCTTCTTGTCACACGTGTCACGTACAAGATCCTCTTCCTTACTTTTTCACGATTGGCGTTGCGAGTGTTCCGCCGAGTCTCTTACCATCTCTGCCTTGTCTTTTTGAAGCACGTGTCCGAGCATCGATCGAGCAAGAAGCACACTGAATAGCGATTGATCTAGAATCACTATTTATAGGCTGCAACATCTTTGCGAGCAACAGCAATCTGTCGTTAAGCATTGCTTCTTGGGAAGTTACATTGATGGAAATATTAGCGgtggaattcagaaaaaattaattcattaagggggtattctactttgatcgatcgaaaaattaagatatttttaaaaaaaaatttctcagtaaatacaacatgtaatgaaatGAATCTGTTTAGTATTTAATAAGCTTTaaactcttatattatagaacaAAAATTGAtaagaatattttcaatttgttttaattgtttttttacagcgtcaatgcGGCACCTAAATAAAAACAGTATGTTCgcggcgcaggtgatttcccggttcAGGCATAGTAGCATGAATTTAGGTACCATTCTGCACGTGTATCGGAAAGGCTCCTTCGTTAAAATGTAGTAGGTAGAATATAGATAGTGAAATCATACGCCAACATGCAAGCCACTAAATGGACAACGCTCATCGATCGATGGGCAGCAATATGCTTTCATGACGGTGCAATGACATGCCACTAAAGATAGCTTAACGATAGATCTGGATTTATTATTCGCGGAAAATATCTGTGCTTTGCTTTCTGTTGTATGACGTTCACAGACACGTAGCGTGCAAGGGCTTCAGAGTGCTAATTATAACGCTACTTTGATGCATCTCTCCTTTATCACGGATTGAACATCCAAAGTTACTCCTCCTCGAATGTTTGGGTATTTTTAAACAGCCTCTCGTGCTCTAAATTCGATTTTATGGTAATACCTGCGGCCATGATACTTCTGAGAAGTTATCCTCGGATACTGTTAAATTAGTAGCATTTAAACGTTTTATATATTAACGGTACCTGTCGAgaagtttctttcaattaaaTCTCCCTGGCAAGGAAACCTCGCCAACCAGAAAATTCtggtttaaatgaaatttcgcgtgaatgtagagcatatttgAGTATGCAAGAAGCAGCTTTtctttctgcggaaattcactctgaatgggtgaaatcaacccttaaagCTGTggcgttttttttcatttttaaatataactttataagggtgcgagatagaacaaaactttGAGTATAAAAATTGTTTAGTTTTTTATGTTCTATCACAATAccagaagaaaaataaagttaacttAAAGAAAGGAGCAACTTGACACGCCTCAAGTAAATGATGTGACCATATAAAATGTCCCCACTTATAATCAGTAATCACATTcgaaaaatactttattttatgTAATATGATGAGGAAGCGGCGAGAATGAAAGGAAATGGAGTGGCAATGCGATTAAGAATAATGAATCATGATGTGAAACAGTGAAAAAGGCTAAAGGCGtaattaaatatgaaatacGATGGCAAGGATTAAATAACTTGAAAGTAGCTTTTAATAGATTCTTATTAAATCTGAAATGTACATGGcaagtaaataataaatgatTACGAGTAGCTAGGAGGGAGATACGCGTTTTAGTTTTACTTATTGAAGACCGTGAACTAAGGGGCCATTCGACTAAGAAAGGAGGCACCTGCAAGTTCAAATCTTTCAGCTGCACACTGAGACGCGGATAGTCTTTGATCCTACGAATGTAATACTCTTCCCCAGTGAAAAGATGAGCAGAGGAGTAAGCACAAGTAACAAAAGATGTCTGTGCATGAGAAATCTTCAAGATCAAAAGGCAGACTTCGTTTGCTCGCAAGACATCTGACTTCCAGCTGAATTATGTCAATAAAAAGCTGCCGAGTATTTCGCAGATAATTACTACAATGATAGTACTATTTCGTAACAAAATTTGAGGCAACACTCGCTGCTAGAATTACAgtgtttcaagatttcaagatttcccTGCAAGAGTTATCTGAATCCTTCGCAGAAGTTGGGCAAATTAATAGATATTCGACAAATCTTATTCTCGTTTGATAGAACACACTCTTATCCATGAATTTCCAAACTACAAGCACCGCTCAATCAAAAACAACTCCCTGCgcgtgcaattttgtgcagaatTTTGCTCACATAGAATTCAAAGGCGTGCGATTTTAAGAAGCTTTgccttcattttcttctttcaagACACTATTACTGCCCAGTCGTCGGAAGTACTCGTCCGACGCGTCTTACTCGAGGTATTTCTTGAAGAGTCCCCGCAGACGTGGTTCAAGTCACACGTCCTGCGCCAAAGTGCACGCACCGAGTCTGAAGTACGTCGCTTAAGGCAAATTACGTCGTGAATAACGTACTATATTAGCCGAGACTTTGATGCCGTCAGGGTAGGTTTGGCAAACTAACCCAGAACGTTATTCAGATTTGGTTTGGCAATGGTAACTTAGTTTTACTGggagtaaaataataaataagaagCTTATTAATTCGATGCAAAAAATGGGAAAGGAAGTATCTGGCGAGAGAACGAACGGTACGATTTATTATCGGGTACCATCGTGTTTGAGTGGCTGAAGTTAGAACTGCTATGGATTTTCAGGTGTAAGGTGCGTCCTTTCGCAAAACATTTTCGGCACGTTTAGGAAGAATTGTCAGGTTTGAAGTTAGTGTAGTAGATGGCAGAAGTATAAGGTACACCCACCAATAAATGGACACTTAAGAGTAATGAATggacactattataaaattatttaagtgtCTAATTAatcagttgcttattttaataaattattttactccttttaatgaaaaattctcATTAACTGGTGCGTGTTCATTTACTTGTACACCCACCCTACTTGAGCTCGTAAAATTAGTGTAACGTGAAGACAGCCACGACATCTGTACAATAGTTAGGTGCTATTACAGGAGGGGGGAGGGCTGGACACAGGAAGGTGGTCAACAGTTTGAGCCAGTTTGAACTTTTAATGAGAGGCTATAAACAAGTTTGATGGCTTGAGAGTTCATGAGTGTCGTTCTACACCATGCACTCCAATTATTTCTGCGATTATATTACTGCAATCTCAGAATTGATGGTAGCATTAATTTTCGGAGAGATTTGTGACATTTTATTAGATTGTCCTTTTGCgaaaagaggaaaaaattgtAAACCTTGACATCTTGCattctttaattaaattcggTCACAGAAAACCCAGGACTTCCTTGAATTCCACATGGACTATAATGTAGTAGTGTTTTAACTGTGGTTTCACTGTTCAACAGTCTATTAAACAGTACAGAACCCCAGAATAATACAAAAACCTAGTAAGACCTCTTTCGTTGTTTTAAAATGTACAATCTAAATCAATAATATTGAAAGACCAGATTAAAATATAGTTAATACATATACTCTTTATAAAACATCTTTGTTATGTTGTGTTCATCTATTTCTATCACCACTGTATGTAAAATCATTTGTAttctaaaatgaaaaatataataggTGCTCTcgttaaacttttatttcaaactGGATAAATAATTTTGCGATTCTAAGTCAGTGATTCCTTATATTTGTGAATGTGACTTGTCGAAAGTGTTGAAAGCTTGATTCTCTGTCAGTACAAGAAGATGAATTCTGTTTCGCAGGTGATACTCGTGAAATGGAACGAGCCTTACCAGAAGCTGGCCTCCTGCGACAGTTCGGGGATCATTTTTGTATGGATCAAGTACGAGGGAAGATGGAGTATAGAGCTGATCAACGACAGGAGTACTCCAGTCACTCATTTCTCGTGGTCCCACGATGGTCGAATGGCACTCATATGTTACCGGGTAAATCTCACTGTCAAACTTCAAATAATTCATTGCAATAAATGCACATGGAAGCCCTTGATAAGAAAGCTCTTTTATTAAAAGAACTTCATGCCCAACGGTCTGACTTCAGTCGAACTGATTAATTTATCTGGTATCAATATGCAAAGATATGAGAAATTTTTGTCAGGAAGACCCTGACGTACAATAAACAATGACAGCTGCACAAATGTAAAATTGAATCCTGAAGTGGCTTTAGAATTGCCACTTGGAAGTTCAAGGAAATAAGTGTTGAATGTCTAGCTGAGAACAATCGAATGAAAACACATCCTACTGGCTATATGCAAAACGCCGCGATAATTTATTCCACGAGGAAATATATGCAAGCGGCAATGCAATTTAGAGctcaaataaaatgtaaattgtaGGTAAACTGTACGCATCGAGCTGAAGTTTGAAGTTGTGTCTGTTGGAATATTATATAAACTCGATGAAGATATCGTCCTGTTTGTTAAATTGGATTTCATTTGAAAACAGCAGCGTGATAAACGTAATATGGAATACAAtacgttttaaaataaattacatttaaattatgCAATAAATTATTAACTCATGTAATAGGTTcagtattattatatttatgcgaatataattcgaatgcGGTTGAAATCAATATTCTACTCCACGAATGGTCACATTTTCCTAGTGAAAAGCGAAGCTCGGCcacatttaaaaattcatttttagcaAAACAATTGAAACCTCGCGTCGCCAACAAATTACTCTTTTCTATACATGCTTTTACAATGTTacgattataatatttataaattaccaTGCAAAACTTTGCAGAGGTAGAAGAAAGACATCACCTTGTACATAAGCAATAATATGTTAAAGTTggcttatttaataaaaagttGCATAATTAACTCAGGTGAAATGAAATATCAGTTCAGTTCTACGTCATACCAGTTTGCCCTtgtgttaaaagaaaaatagaatcgATTAATTTTGTCCTAATTGAAGTGCAGATTTCGGTTCgaattttcatttactttattgcaattaatgaaaaagaaatgcacGAATTGTTTCTTGCTGCAGGACGGCTTCGTACTAGTTGGCAGCGTCGCTGGCCAAAGGTATTGGTCGTCGATGCTGAACGATAAAGCTACGATTACTTGTGGCATTTGGACACCGGACGACCAGCAGGTAAATCgtcaaataaatacaaaattgatCTTGAAATCTcctaatattttcacttaaagccgcgtattcacctgtgcattcgccccgaatgtgcacaggtgaatacgcggcttaaggaaAATAATCttgcaccctgtatatacagtaaaatactaaatactaaTTTTTGAAGGACCTTAAAAGCTTAATGAATCCACGCAGTTTGTACTTTGACGGAAAATATCTGGGTTATAGGACGCGCAGTTCTGTAGTCTTAATGCGTATTAATGAACGAAATCAACAGCAGAATCCACTCTTATTAACGAGAATGTACGATATAGTACCGAATATGACCCTCATTTTCATTAACCCTCATCCACCACTTTAAAGGATACCTCACACGGGAAATACGATAGGTGGACGTCTGCTTGGAATCTCGAAGTACTCGCGTTAGTACGGTGTAGTATTACACTCTATCATAGCTGTCAGGGGTCTATTACCAAGTAAAAACTTTCTTAACGACGCTAAAAGGTTTATCGCATCCGCGTTAACGTTTACATTGCCAGACGTCTCTCTTTACAGATTTCTTGTTCGATTCTGACgtcgataaattatggaaaccAAATCATTCTCATCCAACATCTGTTACATGAATCGTAAATGTGCAGAAATGGGTGGGGTGTAATAGACATCGCGTATAAAGGAATACACGATATTTCTCAGTGTTTGCAAAAGTGTTCTCTTATCACTCtgggaagaaaaaaaatgccATAGCCCAGTGTTAGCCTAGAAATTACTGCTTCTAAATTGTAATAGGTCTCTATAAAAACTAAACGTTAACAATTCGTAGCATAGTTGTAGTGGATTCGTTAATACTATCATTTATTTCGTTAAGAATTCTCCATCTTCTTAGTTAATAAAGCTACAagttaattataaatatatgcTCAGTTAAAGCTATATAGCAGCGTTTCCCAAACTTTTTTGtgagtaaatttaataaggtaaagagaacgcattaaaaatagacgtttcagaatataattctgacttactaatattaaaaaagacCCAAAAACAGTGGCGAcgccccccagaaaacacttcgcgaccccgCCAGTTCGGAGCCACTGATATATAGCTTTAATTCTGTTACCAAACTCAACTGCTGTTATATTTTTAATCTACACAATATTAATGTCCATCGACAGGTATATTTTGGAACAACGGCGGGACAATTAATAGTAATGGATGTTCACGGGGCGATGGTATCAGAAGTACAATTGGCGGCTGGTGTCACTTCGATGGCTTGGAGCGCCGAGAAGTTTACAATGGAAGAGGGGGATGACGATATAACGAACGATAGATCTCATAGAGGTACTAGGTTTCTGTAAAATAGCACGTTTTCACGTCGTTGTGCGCTTGGAACTTTTAAATTGCTGCATTCGAACGAATTAAACACGAACGTTCCAGCAATaatacgtatatatgtatacgtatgtaCTGTACTTTTAGTTTAACAGAAATTGCATTTCAACCCATTCTAGAACTCATTCTCGAGGTAATCGatgttaaataaacagaaagaACTAGAAATTTCTTTCAATCATGAAAGTTCATTTATGGGTAATGTAGTTGGGTAAAGAGAActtaaaattattagaaaagtaCTGATAAATAGTAACGTTTCATCAATGAGAATACAATAGTTATTTTTATTGTGATACTCAATCATCAGTAACGCCTTTCCATTGGTTAATTCTTACATCTTGGGTTAAGCTATTACCAAACTCTTTCGGAATGGAATTTTCAGCTACGCCTAACAGTCGTTTCAAGATCAAACAGAAACTGCTACTGTTCAAAGACTTCCTTGATAGGAACCCTTGCGACTTCCTCTCTGATCGATCACACCCCTGTAAACTTCCTACTCTCCAGTTCATCACTGTCGATTGAGAGAGGGCACTAAAATTACACAATTGAAGAAGGAGCATTACGTGTTTGCAGACGACAGGAATTACGTGCTAGCAGTCTGCCTGGCTGACGGCAACATCGTCATGCTGCGGTCGTTCGACGACGTTTCGCCGATCACTATACGTACGAATCTAAAAGCGCCATTACACGCGGAATGGAGTAATTCGAGAAAGTTGTTAGCGATCGCTGGAACGGAAGACTCGGATAGCCCGCAGAGCAGCCCGCACGAGTACACGAACCTTTTGAAGTTTTATTCGGTCACAGGCACCCTTGTCTACACAACAGCGATACCGTACACGCAAGTACGTACATATCTTTTTAACAACGGCCGCTTATCTGTCCGCGGCGTTACGTTTCTAATGCACGTTAATTCTGCCTTTATCGATATCAGTGCCCAGTGTCGGCGCTCACGTGGGGGCACAACGACAGGAGACTTTTCGTCGCGACCGGGGCGCGTGTCCACGCGGCATGGGTGTCAAGGTAACACGTATTCCTCTGTATTTAAATAACTGTTTTTGCCACCGAGCCCCGCTATCATGCTCAAGTATCTGAGATACCGCTCATATATTTTACAGGCGGGTAGCCTCGTTGCAACTGTTATCTCGTCTGGCTGTGAGAGCAGCTCTGACAAGGGAGACCAGTGTCCAGCAACTTCCATTGCCGCCGAGATTGAGAGCATCCGTCGCCGCACTTTTCGCTAGTACAATAAGGTAAAACATCTGAACTTTCATCGGTGAAGGAAACGTATACATATTGCATCTGCGTTGCGATACTTCGGTTAAAATGCAAGGTATCGAACGCAACTGGGTCAGGCTGTATCCTTGAAACCGTTAGCATTAGTGGAAAAAGTCATAAGGCACAATTAAATTGTTGGTATCATGCACTTATGCGTGGGTGTATGTCTGTACTTTTATCGTAACGGGACTGTGTACTTATCGGTATGGGAAGCATAGTGTAAGCTGAAGATAAATGAGAAATATTCAAAGTATAAGGGAAAAGTGTCTACCTACTGTATCGTGATGGATCTTTAATATCAAGAGTAAGGGGGAACACAGGGATgttacaaaacagctttatcgagaaaattaagttttaatactttagtccatcggTAAAGAAATAAGGTTCaacgaatttaattttcttcttaaataatttcgtgttttaccttgacgacagaagcttatgcttacgCAAAGAATTGGGACATtctgtattttgttccagtgcagagtggatattttctgtttctactcagtataccaaatctttaacgttatctcacggggtatttgaactttataattcTGTGTGATTCGGcaattctgtagtcccagttgccacaaaaaatatgatgaaaatcgcaaaattacaaaaaaaaaatggacattccctgttatCACCTCAAAACCTTGCAGTTTGAATATACTTCAGACCACTTAATATTCTTTTCTGCACTAATACCCAGACACTTTCCTGTAATTAAGTGTTTccttcataaaaaatatttgaagttaTCATTATACAAGGAAACTTTCAAATTAAGGGGGAACCTGGgttaggacgctgaaaacacgATAGGATGTACACAATTTGACAACTCCGACGGCGTTGCGCTACGAAGATATACcaataaaagaatattaactaaattattattgaataaaaaaaaatttcttgtcgtctgaatatacagtaaaacacccttaaagttttggaaagattctatttatatttgttgagaaaataattctaaaaaaatcaTCGTCTTTTCAGCGTTCAAATgtaggttccccccttaagtagCTACTTAAGTCAACCGTAGTGTCTGTTGTATGAAATGTCGACCACACACTAAATTACAAAAAGTACCATCAACTGACGATTTCTACATCCTGCAGACAATATTTGTAGCACACTTTTGCTTCACATTTAACGAATTAACAAATAAAACTTATTTAATCTGAAATAACGTATCCCACTCTGCCTGTAGATGTTCGGTACCAGAACCCAAGGAGCTGAGGCGCTTCGTGTCGCGACCTCCCCCTGGAGGAGGAAGATTACACTGCACCATGCTCAGGCATGCCGTGGAACCGGTGCCATGTTACACATTATATCTAGAATATCTGGGAGGATTAGTGCCCCTTTTAAAAGGCAGGAGGACAAGCAAAATCAGGCCAGAGTTCGTGATATTCGATCCGCAAAGTCAGGACACTCTGCAGGTCGTTGAAGATACATCGCAATGCCCGTCGTTCAGTGACGGATCCGATACAGAAAGGGACACAGCCGACCTGTGCGGCTCGCCCAGGAACAAGAGGAAGAACAGGCGGAAAAGGGAAGAGAAACTGAACGACGAGAGTGACGACCTCACTTACGTAGACACCCTGCCCGAGGTAACACTTTACTTTGACTTTCATACCGCTGAAAACTTCGTCGCTATAACTCGCTGTGACTTTCATTCGTTTGAAAATATCCCCCGGTGTAATACAAGTAAGAGTCCACGCCGCGCGTCGAGTCGACGCAAGGTTGCGTGATGTAGCAAAGTTTAACGAGCCCTCCGAGCCTTAGGCTACACAGTAAAGTCAGTCGCGTGACTAGCAGTGTCGCAAGACGTATCTGTTTGCAGCACGCGAGGCTGGTCGAAGTAACGTCCAATATCTGGGGCACAAAATTCAAGTTTCACGGGTTGGCGGACTCGGTGCCTGCGAACTTAGGCCAAGTTACTTATCGGACGTCGCTGCTGCATTTGCAACCGCGACAAATGACCCTGGTGATGACGGAACTGCGCGACGACGTGCCAGCAGGTATAACATCGCGATCGAATAACGAGAAACCCATTAATCCTAAGCTGGGACATTTCTCTCGCAGGTCCAGACCCAACGTTCAATCCGAACCTATTTTCCGAAGACGAGGAGGAGTCGTTCCAGGAGCTTCAAGGTGCCACAAGAAGCACCTCCGAGGCGCAAGCCCCTCCGATCGCGCCGATGACTCCCCGCAACGCGCGCCTAAACTCCAACCGGCCAAAATCTCAAATTTCCAATCAATTTATGGCCAGCGAAGCCTTACCTGCCACTCTGTCGAGGGTCGAGAATTACGAGAGCGAGTTGCCCTACGTGGACCTGCAGGAAATGGGTAACTTGTACGAGAACTTAAGAACCACCTCCACGAACACTTACCGAACCCCGCCGAGGCACAACCCGCCGAGATGCTGCGACGTCCCAGCCCTTCAGTCTCCGAAGAACGCGGTTGCGCCCACTCAGACCATCATCGCGACTTCGAACACAGGGGCAGACTACTCGAACAACATTCAAAGAATGAAGTCTGCTCTAGCCGATCAACAGACCGGCTTGGTTACGAAGAAAGAGCTAGAGAATAATAAGTTCAACCAGATATCCCAGGATGATAAAACTGTGCTGACATCCTGCCCCTCAGCCATCATCCCGACGTCCATGCACAACGGCCAAACCACTAGCGAGGAAGCCTCGAGCAGCCGCGGCTGCTCCCAAAGCTCCATTGTGAACGGTTTAGACAATAACAACGGTGGTCCTCAGACCCAGACAATATTCTTCAACGGTCTGAACAACATGGCGTGCTCGAGCAACGTGAGCGGTATTCAGGGTAAAAACAATCACAACGCGAACGGCAGTTCAGCCAGCGCCAGCCAGACGGCACCGATAAGCTCGTACTCCCAGAATGGCACTTTTAACAAGAACGGCATACACTTGACCAGCAATCACTCGCCGGCGTGTTCTTACCAGTTTCCGGAGAACATCGATCAGTGCATAGGACAATCTTGCTCGCATTGCACGTTGCAGCTCAAGGACCCCAAGGGCCACGAATCGTGTGGGAAAACGAGCGCCAGCCAGTCGAACACTTTCGGTTCCGCGACGGGTAAAGCCAGCGAGATGCAATTTATCGACGACGAGGCTCGTGGCGAAACAGATGTGCTGGAACAGTCGCGAGTGGTTCACAGAACGCCTACGGTAGTCAGTATCGGGCCACTTTGCGTGAACGACTCGATAGTGAGGAGTTGCAGCGTCGGGTATTTGGACATGGTCGACGCGCAACTGGTCCCTTGCGACGTCGCGCTGAGAATGCTGCGGAAAGAGGCGCCCAACAAGAGACTGGTCCTGGTGTCCAGGAAGACcaagaggaaaaagaagaacaagGCTCAGCACGAGATCGGACAGCAGACCTCTAAGTCGCCGAGGCTCCGCAACTGCGGCAAGTCCAAGAGCCTGGATTCCAGCGACATATTCCCCGCCAACGAGCAAATCGCCTTGCCGCCTAAATTGCCCGAGCACGTTGAAGAAGTAACGGGGGCTGCTAATTTCGAAACGACCGAGGAGAAAGCTCCCCAGCCACTGGAGGAAATGCCGGACGCGATAGAGGCGTTGGTTCAATGCTCGCAGCACGTTACGGGCGCCATCGCGGTCAAAGCTAGCGTGGAATTCAGTCGACTAGAAAGCTGCAATTCGCCTGTTAAGTAAGCAGATAGCGATACGACGAAGCTAATTTAATTCCCATTTTTAGTTTTGATATTAGAATCGTTGCTCCTCGTTGAACAGCTTTTGTACACAGGGCGATCCATTTTAATGCATATATGAATATATTTCCGTATACCATAGGATGATATGCAAAGTAGTTTGGCAACACATTTGTTTCGGAGAACAGGAAGCTTCAACTTTTCCTGTTCAATGCTAACTCTGAACAAAAGCTGACTCAGACACGTACAGTAATTTAgacgagtagcgagtaatttagtaatttcttACACACGTGtagacactaaaatttagttgagtagtttagtaaaacaatgctAAAATTTCTGTAACGCACTTGTAGAGGATCCAGTCCAAGCGGATCATTAGCATCATCCTTGGATGGTCTCGCTGCGCGACTCCGAGACTTTGACGAAAGTCACTCTTTGCCACCACCATCACCCCGTCCATCGTCCAGGTAAAATATATTGT from Andrena cerasifolii isolate SP2316 chromosome 10, iyAndCera1_principal, whole genome shotgun sequence includes:
- the Tusp gene encoding WD40 superfamily protein Tusp; the encoded protein is MHLHFEKDNNAKCDCNILSLSWMGKVPDESLEDEGWKLERTNYYQEGWLATGNARGLVGVTFTTSHCRTRATELPLRANYNLRGHRSEVILVKWNEPYQKLASCDSSGIIFVWIKYEGRWSIELINDRSTPVTHFSWSHDGRMALICYRDGFVLVGSVAGQRYWSSMLNDKATITCGIWTPDDQQVYFGTTAGQLIVMDVHGAMVSEVQLAAGVTSMAWSAEKFTMEEGDDDITNDRSHRDDRNYVLAVCLADGNIVMLRSFDDVSPITIRTNLKAPLHAEWSNSRKLLAIAGTEDSDSPQSSPHEYTNLLKFYSVTGTLVYTTAIPYTQCPVSALTWGHNDRRLFVATGARVHAAWVSRRVASLQLLSRLAVRAALTRETSVQQLPLPPRLRASVAALFASTIRCSVPEPKELRRFVSRPPPGGGRLHCTMLRHAVEPVPCYTLYLEYLGGLVPLLKGRRTSKIRPEFVIFDPQSQDTLQVVEDTSQCPSFSDGSDTERDTADLCGSPRNKRKNRRKREEKLNDESDDLTYVDTLPEHARLVEVTSNIWGTKFKFHGLADSVPANLGQVTYRTSLLHLQPRQMTLVMTELRDDVPAGPDPTFNPNLFSEDEEESFQELQGATRSTSEAQAPPIAPMTPRNARLNSNRPKSQISNQFMASEALPATLSRVENYESELPYVDLQEMGNLYENLRTTSTNTYRTPPRHNPPRCCDVPALQSPKNAVAPTQTIIATSNTGADYSNNIQRMKSALADQQTGLVTKKELENNKFNQISQDDKTVLTSCPSAIIPTSMHNGQTTSEEASSSRGCSQSSIVNGLDNNNGGPQTQTIFFNGLNNMACSSNVSGIQGKNNHNANGSSASASQTAPISSYSQNGTFNKNGIHLTSNHSPACSYQFPENIDQCIGQSCSHCTLQLKDPKGHESCGKTSASQSNTFGSATGKASEMQFIDDEARGETDVLEQSRVVHRTPTVVSIGPLCVNDSIVRSCSVGYLDMVDAQLVPCDVALRMLRKEAPNKRLVLVSRKTKRKKKNKAQHEIGQQTSKSPRLRNCGKSKSLDSSDIFPANEQIALPPKLPEHVEEVTGAANFETTEEKAPQPLEEMPDAIEALVQCSQHVTGAIAVKASVEFSRLESCNSPVKGSSPSGSLASSLDGLAARLRDFDESHSLPPPSPRPSSRLPRSSPSSPAPSKKGKRPASASPIRRRLLSSPLLSRKTRKSRGESSDEEGLLQDDSSASYRDLETFQKAQLRQKLKQKGVVISGHKSESVRRELVMHNKAPMWNESSQVYQLDFGGRVTQESAKNFQIEFKGRQVMQFGRIDGNAYTLDFQYPFSALQAFAVALANVTQRLK